The following coding sequences are from one Ooceraea biroi isolate clonal line C1 chromosome 5, Obir_v5.4, whole genome shotgun sequence window:
- the LOC105281021 gene encoding trypsin-1, whose amino-acid sequence MWAFTNVYRFLLFSVLCTFQCCRCFPADFESADPGGIEHQEWRARLQQAELLRFPGNVSRPYYRGKRFIILGPRSLSEQKTYQACIAPGNQSGHCKHFSGCVLDEFRSNFSRFMDYMCIIEQTYVGLCCPDSILAHKFGKTYDNDLASMLPAIANIDDDKDKLEEIHENETEPTDIEEIPDELIWRLNEANSSVTKETMRKPRRPRGCGTTTKVKTRIAGGQPADPKEWPWMAALLREGTIQYCGGVLITDRHVLTAAHCVYRYNPRDITVRLGEYDFTKSDETRALDFTVTEIRIHRDFKYNTYENDIAIIKIHRPTTFNSYIWPICLPPIQQTFENKDAIVTGWGTQYYGGPASTVLMEVAVPVWSQERCVRSFTQRIPNTTMCAGAYEGGRDACQGDSGGPLLHQLSNGRWVNIGIVSWGIRCGEPGYPGVYTRVSSYLDWIFANAIF is encoded by the exons ATGTGGGCGTTTACTAATGTATATCGATTTTTGCTATTTTCTGTGTTGTGCACTTTTCAATGTTGCCGGTGTTTTCCCGCCGATTTCGAAAGTGCAG ATCCAGGGGGAATCGAACATCAGGAATGGCGGGCACGTCTTCAGCAGGCGGAACTGCTTCGATTTCCGGGAAACGTTTCCCGCCCGTATTATCGCGGCAAACGATTCATCATTCTAGGTCCGAGAAGTTTGAGTGAACAG AAAACGTATCAAGCTTGCATCGCGCCGGGTAATCAAAGCGGCCACTGCAAACACTTCAGTGGATGCGTCCTTGATGAGTTCCGCTCGAACTTCTCACGATTTATGGATTATATGTGCATAATTGAGCAAAC GTACGTCGGCTTGTGCTGTCCAGACAGCATCCTGGCACATAAATTTGGCAAGACCTATGACAATGATTTAGCCAGCATGCTACCGGCGATAGCGA ACATCGATGACGATAAAGACAAATTGGAGGAAATCCACGAGAACGAGACTGAGCCAACTGACATCGAAGAAATACCGGACGAATTGATTTGGCGATTGAATGAAGCAAACTCGTCGGTTACTAAGGAGACGATGAGAAAGCCACGAAGACCCAGAGGATGCGGCACAACCACAAAAGTGAAGACCAGAATCGCGGGCGGTCAACCGGCCGATCCTAAAGAGTGGCCGTGGATGGCGGCTCTTCTCAGAGAAGGCACGATTCAATATTGCGGGGGTGTGCTGATCACCGATAGGCATGTACTTACCGCAGCACATTGCGTTTATAG GTACAATCCGCGAGACATCACGGTGAGACTCGGCGAGTACGATTTCACCAAGTCGGACGAGACGCGAGCATTGGATTTCACGGTGACGGAGATACGGATACACCGCGATTTCAAATACAACACTTACGAGAACGACATCGCCATCATTAAGATCCACCGACCCACCACGTTCAATAGCTACATTTGGCCTATCTGCCTGCCGCCCATCCAACAAACGTTCGAGAATAAGGACGCTATTGTTACCG GGTGGGGCACGCAATATTACGGAGGACCCGCAAGTACGGTGCTGATGGAAGTCGCGGTACCGGTGTGGTCCCAAGAAAGATGCGTTCGCAGCTTTACGCAACGGATCCCGAACACCACCATGTGCGCCGGCGCTTACGAGGGAGGTCGTGACGCCTGTCAA GGTGACTCTGGCGGTCCATTGCTGCATCAACTCTCCAATGGCAGGTGGGTCAACATTGGAATAGTGTCCTGGGGAATTCGCTGCGGTGAACCTGGATATCCAGGAGTATACACTCGCGTGAGCTCTTACCTGGATTGGATATTCGCAAACGCCATATTCTAA
- the LOC105281019 gene encoding uncharacterized protein LOC105281019 isoform X2 gives MSAADWTNDLTRSITRMTENINGQVQRFTQQLKAQIQQNVQDSLEPALREANRAIESLPRDVHGRIISNNGNIIVVSTGNGLSRTIMSGHTPDGEPYVRDIEERYDGNILYHNETSYNPRTNVTERIRWKLDLATPGAQPEML, from the exons ATGAGCGCAGCGGATTGGACCAACGATCTGACGCGCAGCATCACTCGTATGACCGAAAATATTAATGGACAGGTACAGCGCTTCACCCAACAGTTGAAAGCACAGATACAGCAGAATGTGCAAGATTCATTGGAGCCTGCGCTCAGGGAAGCCAACAGAGCGATCGAGAGTCTACCGAGAG ATGTACACGGACGGATAATATCAAACAATGGCAATATCATTGTCGTCAGCACTGGAAATGGCCTTTCAAGAACGATCATGTCCGGTCACACGCCAGACGGGGAACCGTATGTGCGCGATATTGAAGAGCGATATGACGGAAATATCCTTTATCACAATGAAACTTCTTATAATCCGAGAACCAATGTTACCGAAAGGATACGTTGGAAGTTGGACCTCGCAACTCCAGGTGCCCAGCCTGAAATGCTCTAA
- the LOC105281019 gene encoding uncharacterized protein LOC105281019 isoform X1: protein MARKTSDVVLIAALLISACSTMSAADWTNDLTRSITRMTENINGQVQRFTQQLKAQIQQNVQDSLEPALREANRAIESLPRDVHGRIISNNGNIIVVSTGNGLSRTIMSGHTPDGEPYVRDIEERYDGNILYHNETSYNPRTNVTERIRWKLDLATPGAQPEML from the exons ATGGCTAGGAAAACCAGCGATGTCGTTCTGATTGCCGCATTGCTGATCAG CGCATGTTCGACGATGAGCGCAGCGGATTGGACCAACGATCTGACGCGCAGCATCACTCGTATGACCGAAAATATTAATGGACAGGTACAGCGCTTCACCCAACAGTTGAAAGCACAGATACAGCAGAATGTGCAAGATTCATTGGAGCCTGCGCTCAGGGAAGCCAACAGAGCGATCGAGAGTCTACCGAGAG ATGTACACGGACGGATAATATCAAACAATGGCAATATCATTGTCGTCAGCACTGGAAATGGCCTTTCAAGAACGATCATGTCCGGTCACACGCCAGACGGGGAACCGTATGTGCGCGATATTGAAGAGCGATATGACGGAAATATCCTTTATCACAATGAAACTTCTTATAATCCGAGAACCAATGTTACCGAAAGGATACGTTGGAAGTTGGACCTCGCAACTCCAGGTGCCCAGCCTGAAATGCTCTAA